The segment GCTCTCCACCCCGAGCCGCCCGCCGTGGGCCTCCACGATTCCCCTGGCGATGGTGAGCCCCAGCCCGGCGCTCCGGCGCCCGCTCGGCACGCCCTGCCAGAAGGGGGTGAAGAGGTGCGCCAGGTGCTCCTCCTCGATCCCCGGCCCCGGGTCGGCCACCGAGACCCGCGCCCCTTCGGCGGTGGCCTCCACCGCCACGCACACCTCGCCCCCCTCCGGGGTGAACTTGATGGCGTTCTCCACCAGGTTGGAGAGCACCTGGAGGATCCGCCCGCCGTCCAGGGGGAGGATGGGAAGCTCCCCCCGCACCCGCGTGGTAAGGCGCACGGAGCGGCGCTCCGCGATGGGCTCGATGACGGCGAGCCCGCTTCCCACCAGGAGGGCCAGGTCCTGCGGGGTCCGGTCGAGGGCGAAGTGCCCGGCCTCCAGCCGGGTGACGTCCAGCAGGTCCTGGATGAGGCGCTCCATCTGCTCCGCCGCGAGCGAGATGGTGCCGATGGCGTCCAGCACGGGGGGGTCGAGCTCCGCGGCCACCCGGGGGCTCAGCAGCGAGGTGGAGTTGAGCATGATGCTGGTGAGCGGGTTGCGCAGGTCGTGCGACACGGCCTGCATCACCCGCTTGCGCGTCTGCAGCGCCTTCTGCACCTCGCCGTGGAGCTGGGCGTTGTCCACGGCCAGCGCGGCGCGGCGCGCCACCTCCTCCACCAGCCCCCGGTCGTCCGCGTCCGGGGTGCGCGCGGACTCGAAGCCCAGGCTCAGCGCACCCAGGATCCGGCCCCGGGCGCGCAGCGGCACCACCAGGAGCGCCGCGGGGTCCAGGTCGCCGCGCCGCTCCTCGCAGCGCGGGTTCTCGTCCCCACGGCGCGCTTCCGCCGTGGCGACGAAGCGCGCCTCGCCCGTGCGCAGCACGTGGGCGACGGGGGGGACGAGGCAGTCCAGCTCCGGCGCGTAGCGGTGGAGGCGGTCGCGGATGCGGGCCTGGCGCTCCGGGTCTGCGTGCACGGCGGCCAGGCGCTGCACCGCCCCCTCGGCGTCCAGGAGGTACACGACGCACGAGTCCGCCAGCCGGGGGACCAGCAGGGCGGAAAGGCTCTCCAGGGTGGCCGCGGGGTCCAGCGAGGCGGTGAACAGCTCGGATGCCTCGGCCAGGAAGCGGGCGCGGCGCGCGGCCATCTCGGCCTCCGCGCGGGCGCTCTGCTCCCTCTCCAGGAGGTGCGCCCGCTCCTGCTCCGCCCGCCGGTGGGCGGTGTGGTCCTCCACCACCCCCACCCCGCCCACCACCTGCCCGGCCGCGTCCCGCAGCGGCGCCACCCGGATGACGATCCACATCTCCACCCCGGTGGGGGTCAGGTACGGCCCCTCGTACGAGGCGGCCTCCCCCCGGAGCACAGGCTCGAAGGCGGGGAGCACCCGCGGGTCCTGGATCCGGCGGACGGAAAATCCCGCGAGCTGCTCCCGCGGGAGCCGGGTCATCTCCCGGAAGCGCTCGTTGAACGCCGTGACCCGCAGGTTGAGGTCGTAGAAGAACGCACCGGCGGGGACCTGCTCGAAGAGGGCCCGGTGCCGCTCCTCGGACTGGAGGAGCGCCTCGGTGACCCGCTTCTGCCCGGTGACGTCGCGGATGACCCCGTGGTACTCCCGCGGGCGCCCCTCCGCGTCGCGGCGCACGGTGGCGGAGACCACGCAGTCCAGCGGCGTCCCGTCCTTGCGGCGGAGGCGCAGCGCACAGTCCCGCACGGAGCCCTCGCGCTCCAGCGCCCGGCGGAAGCGCGCCCGATCGGCGGCGTCGGCGTACCCGACGGCGGCGTTCAGCCGGCGGGTCTCCTCCCGGTCCCACCCGAACAGCTCCAGGAAGGAGGCGTTTACGTCCAGCAGCTCGCCCGCCGGGGTGCTGACGAAGGTGGCGTCGATGGACTGCTCGAAGAGCGCGCGGTACTTCTCCTCGCTCTCGCGGAGCGCGGCCAGCGTGGCCTCGCGCTCGGAGAGGTGGCGGATGTTGCGGATGGCGGTGGGC is part of the Longimicrobiaceae bacterium genome and harbors:
- a CDS encoding PAS domain S-box protein, coding for PTAIRNIRHLSEREATLAALRESEEKYRALFEQSIDATFVSTPAGELLDVNASFLELFGWDREETRRLNAAVGYADAADRARFRRALEREGSVRDCALRLRRKDGTPLDCVVSATVRRDAEGRPREYHGVIRDVTGQKRVTEALLQSEERHRALFEQVPAGAFFYDLNLRVTAFNERFREMTRLPREQLAGFSVRRIQDPRVLPAFEPVLRGEAASYEGPYLTPTGVEMWIVIRVAPLRDAAGQVVGGVGVVEDHTAHRRAEQERAHLLEREQSARAEAEMAARRARFLAEASELFTASLDPAATLESLSALLVPRLADSCVVYLLDAEGAVQRLAAVHADPERQARIRDRLHRYAPELDCLVPPVAHVLRTGEARFVATAEARRGDENPRCEERRGDLDPAALLVVPLRARGRILGALSLGFESARTPDADDRGLVEEVARRAALAVDNAQLHGEVQKALQTRKRVMQAVSHDLRNPLTSIMLNSTSLLSPRVAAELDPPVLDAIGTISLAAEQMERLIQDLLDVTRLEAGHFALDRTPQDLALLVGSGLAVIEPIAERRSVRLTTRVRGELPILPLDGGRILQVLSNLVENAIKFTPEGGEVCVAVEATAEGARVSVADPGPGIEEEHLAHLFTPFWQGVPSGRRSAGLGLTIARGIVEAHGGRLGVES